The following are encoded in a window of Cytophagales bacterium genomic DNA:
- a CDS encoding T9SS type A sorting domain-containing protein: MNLKTTKTSALLIFIAMVLPFGVNGQSMLQKQKIQFNKGCNQGIEKHQLNKSDHRLSSSNNDLSTACGADTLFNWLLDGTGAPTIYCPESQAPCDSGWVSGHNWTGDLAMAEFYTNFDSLDICGVVLSFARATNNDTTSVITVNIWDNTGPLGEPGNILISKDIPIYQIANDVLLSQYTEVLFDSSILILNDFYVGIQLYYTPWNDTVGLYQNTFGTPPVNTAWVQRSDLSWITLAQRYLSGDVSFAIFPMYTNLSAPSQFDIRLINTSVSSEYYITPLPQVQGYTFSANAKNNGVNALTNVTLNVDINAGLFTDSIIVASLTPSATVNLTTTTPFVPIDTGLYNVDYNLTVTEPESNLTNNSGTNIFEISDTVYAREDGSNTGALGIGPGSTGTLGQIFQINATADLTSVSFFLNNPIVGDTMSVDIYDFLTTPTTIIASTPVITITGSGWYTLPLIGGPVALTPGTYFLGVNELDSGNVTLGTTTNFFTPVAGWVIFGVNPWKPSEDYGFNVTYLLRANISTTAPLNASIIASTDASCNGFCDGQAVVLASAGASPYTYQWNDPANQTTATATSLCAGTYTVVVTDNVGSVDSAIVIITEPAPLNISVTPDPGYICTAGVDSVMLTANGAVNYTWTPSAGLSDTTGSSVMASPATNTTYTVVGTDAFGCADTVTVSVQISSGAAFAVFTADTTSGCDSITVTFTNFSVNAIGYAWSFPGGAPNTSNLQNPIVTFDSAGTFNVTLTAFGCTDTSTSPPTPITVNSNPVISVTPDPGSVCGNGDSVTLTASGAVSYTWSPTATLSAASGAFVSAFPTVNTTYTVDGIDANNCVNSTIVTVQIDTALCPVGISELFGAANNIRLYPNPTTGILNIEITNFCRDVPCNVSTNPGWIKEGPKGVNISVLNLLGEVVTEIANTNEFTSIDLSGLLKGTYFIKVQTTDQVITRKVNVAR; this comes from the coding sequence ATGAACCTTAAAACAACAAAAACCAGTGCATTGCTCATTTTTATAGCAATGGTATTGCCTTTTGGAGTAAACGGACAGTCAATGCTGCAAAAGCAAAAAATTCAATTTAACAAAGGCTGCAATCAAGGTATTGAGAAGCATCAATTAAACAAATCAGATCACCGGCTTTCCAGTTCCAATAATGATTTATCAACTGCCTGTGGCGCAGACACATTGTTTAATTGGCTTTTAGATGGAACTGGTGCCCCTACCATTTATTGCCCTGAATCACAAGCGCCATGCGATTCTGGCTGGGTCAGTGGTCATAACTGGACGGGAGATTTGGCTATGGCTGAATTTTACACCAATTTTGACTCACTTGATATTTGCGGGGTCGTATTATCATTTGCCCGCGCTACCAATAACGATACCACTTCAGTAATTACTGTAAATATCTGGGATAATACAGGGCCTCTGGGAGAGCCAGGTAATATTCTTATTTCAAAAGATATACCTATTTACCAGATTGCCAATGATGTATTACTTAGCCAATATACTGAAGTACTCTTTGATTCATCTATTTTAATATTAAATGATTTTTATGTAGGAATTCAATTATACTATACTCCCTGGAATGATACAGTAGGTTTATATCAGAATACTTTTGGTACCCCTCCCGTAAATACAGCATGGGTACAGCGTAGCGACTTGTCATGGATCACCTTGGCCCAACGATATCTCTCTGGTGATGTTTCGTTTGCTATATTTCCAATGTATACCAATCTTTCCGCACCCTCTCAATTTGATATCCGGTTAATTAATACTTCCGTCTCATCCGAATATTATATTACCCCTTTGCCTCAGGTTCAGGGCTATACATTCAGTGCCAATGCTAAAAATAATGGTGTCAATGCCTTAACGAATGTTACATTAAATGTAGATATTAATGCAGGATTATTTACTGATAGCATTATTGTAGCTTCTTTAACTCCATCAGCTACGGTTAATTTGACGACAACGACTCCTTTTGTACCAATTGATACAGGTCTTTATAACGTTGATTATAACTTAACTGTAACTGAACCTGAATCAAATTTAACCAATAATTCAGGAACAAATATATTTGAAATAAGCGATACGGTATATGCAAGAGAAGACGGGTCTAATACCGGTGCTTTGGGTATTGGGCCTGGATCTACCGGAACATTGGGTCAAATTTTTCAGATCAATGCTACGGCTGATCTAACATCAGTTTCCTTCTTCTTAAATAATCCCATCGTAGGTGATACAATGTCTGTCGATATTTACGATTTTTTAACTACACCAACAACCATTATCGCATCTACACCTGTGATCACTATTACAGGTAGCGGATGGTATACATTACCTCTTATTGGGGGCCCTGTAGCATTAACACCGGGAACATATTTCTTAGGCGTAAATGAATTAGATTCTGGTAATGTAACGCTGGGTACAACAACTAATTTCTTCACACCAGTTGCGGGTTGGGTGATTTTTGGGGTAAATCCCTGGAAACCATCAGAAGATTATGGTTTTAATGTTACTTATTTGCTTAGAGCAAATATTTCTACTACTGCTCCTTTAAATGCTTCAATAATAGCTTCAACCGATGCCTCGTGTAATGGTTTTTGTGATGGTCAAGCAGTTGTATTGGCATCTGCGGGTGCATCTCCCTATACATATCAATGGAATGATCCTGCTAACCAAACTACTGCTACGGCTACGAGCCTTTGTGCAGGAACATATACTGTTGTGGTAACAGACAATGTAGGCAGCGTAGATTCTGCAATAGTTATTATTACAGAGCCGGCACCTCTTAACATCTCTGTAACGCCTGATCCCGGTTACATTTGCACCGCAGGGGTTGATTCGGTAATGTTAACTGCAAATGGCGCTGTAAACTATACCTGGACCCCATCTGCCGGATTAAGTGATACCACCGGCAGTTCAGTAATGGCTTCACCGGCAACTAATACTACTTATACAGTAGTAGGTACGGATGCTTTTGGTTGCGCAGACACTGTTACAGTTTCGGTTCAAATAAGCAGTGGTGCAGCTTTTGCTGTTTTTACGGCAGACACTACAAGTGGATGTGATAGCATTACGGTTACTTTTACAAACTTTTCTGTTAACGCAATTGGTTATGCCTGGTCGTTTCCAGGAGGTGCACCAAATACATCAAATCTCCAAAATCCAATCGTTACTTTTGATTCTGCAGGTACTTTTAATGTTACTTTAACAGCATTTGGATGCACCGACACCAGTACATCACCACCAACGCCAATCACAGTAAATTCAAACCCTGTTATTTCCGTAACTCCTGATCCTGGTTCGGTTTGTGGTAATGGAGATTCAGTGACATTAACTGCAAGTGGAGCCGTTAGCTATACATGGTCACCAACAGCCACTTTGAGTGCTGCTTCCGGCGCTTTTGTGTCTGCCTTTCCAACTGTGAATACTACGTACACCGTAGATGGCATAGACGCTAATAACTGTGTAAATTCTACAATAGTTACTGTTCAAATTGATACAGCTTTATGTCCTGTTGGAATAAGCGAACTTTTTGGCGCGGCTAATAACATCAGGTTGTATCCTAACCCTACTACCGGTATTTTAAATATTGAAATAACAAATTTTTGTAGAGACGTTCCATGCAACGTCTCTACAAACCCTGGTTGGATAAAAGAAGGGCCTAAAGGAGTAAATATTTCTGTACTTAACTTATTAGGGGAGGTTGTAACTGAAATTGCTAATACTAATGAATTTACATCAATTGACCTTTCCGGGTTATTAAAGGGAACCTATTTTATTAAAGTTCAAACGACCGATCAGGTAATCACAAGAAAGGTAAATGTGGCTAGGTAA
- a CDS encoding T9SS type A sorting domain-containing protein, translating to MKTKITSVKALLISALMFGQFGAFAQQKLQKQKLQPVSSKSLPDNKQTLKTQKAFLQNAKNFNKKANITATPTKKPAIIWSEDFAGGIPPGWANVANVGADMWIYSTTGPQGAFPIGPINSTTTANGYMLFDSDLLCSGNQDASFITSAIDLSLNPNVVLEFEQYYAKWMSSTTIVSVSNDSTVWTDYIINTGMADNDLTLNPDFISIDISAVAGSQLTVYLKFTYQSTASGCDYSWMVDDISISDLVPFDAAITYENLKYTWIPIKHANPLNLEATISNLGINAVTNVLLTVNLYDTSFTNFFTGTSSTVASLAPGLDTNLTVSYTPAGGEIFYAEYIVSITEADANTSNDTMLSYQWSFISDTIYARDDGIGAGALWAGAGNPYIFGQTYSLQTPDDLNSITGWPSGNVLDTMRLVVYDMVAGLPNTLVGFSSQYIFTPADTPNVVLTLPISGGPLNLAAGDYFVGIQAYNTTGNIATVYSDNIFTPGVKFASVDGGASFFSLGNPLSLIIRPNFAPVLLLSAAITDSADATCNKANGPCDGWAVVTATGGTSPYTYLWSDAQTTDSAVGLCAGAHTVWVWDAAGDSVSAMVTIIEPAPYVVNVIASGPITLCAGDSVELVSDTATSYDWLMNGATTGTTGINYYAASSGNYQVVATDTSGCVDTSAVDTVVVNPLPVVSVTPSPGTYCAPLDTVMLTASGAATYAWAPNYEINDTTLTTVVILPTADTVYTVIGTDANGCTDTTTVAVQLSVAVPVASFTADTTSVCEGSSVIMNNTTTGSFTGFLWVFQGGTPDSSTTQNPVVTYDTAGTYNVTLTAYGCGASDSTITKTGYITVNPVPTANITPGGPTTFCAGDSVDLVSDTVGITNYDWLLNSVSTTTTDTTYNASVGGDYQVVVWTAFGCYDTSAVTTVTVNLLPVISVTPSPGVVCGTGDSVMLTASGAVSYAWSPPTDLSATTGDIVYANPTINTTYTVVGTDAVGCIDSTMVDVMISAAGAVALFTADVTSGCGSVTVTFDGSTSTNAIGYSWLFPGGTPDTSNLQNPVVTYDTVGVWNVTLTAFGCGGLDSIIIMSGYITVDSLPTVTFTALANVCDTITALALTGGSPAAGTYSGPNVNGGNFDAQAAGVGTHTITYTYTDGVTGCKDSATQSINVVSCPVGVMELINAANSINLYPNPTTGILNLDVDADMKVTSIKIYSIIGSLVYEITHGIELTKDHYVIDLSGEPRGAYLVRIQTANQVLVKKVNLNN from the coding sequence ATGAAAACAAAAATTACTTCCGTAAAAGCGCTTTTGATCAGCGCTTTAATGTTTGGGCAGTTTGGTGCATTTGCACAGCAAAAATTACAAAAACAGAAATTACAACCGGTAAGCTCCAAAAGTTTACCTGACAATAAACAAACGTTGAAAACTCAAAAAGCTTTTTTACAGAATGCTAAAAACTTTAACAAGAAAGCTAATATTACTGCGACACCCACAAAAAAACCTGCTATAATATGGTCTGAGGACTTCGCAGGAGGTATTCCTCCAGGATGGGCTAACGTTGCCAACGTAGGTGCAGATATGTGGATATACAGCACTACCGGGCCGCAAGGCGCGTTCCCTATTGGCCCTATTAATTCAACAACAACAGCCAATGGATATATGTTATTTGATTCTGACTTATTGTGTAGTGGTAATCAGGATGCCAGTTTTATTACTTCTGCTATTGATTTATCTTTAAATCCAAATGTTGTATTGGAATTTGAACAATATTATGCAAAATGGATGTCCAGTACTACAATTGTTTCAGTTAGTAATGATAGTACAGTATGGACAGATTATATTATAAATACTGGTATGGCAGATAATGATCTGACGCTTAATCCTGACTTTATAAGTATAGATATTTCCGCTGTAGCCGGTAGTCAGTTAACTGTTTATCTTAAGTTTACATACCAATCTACTGCGAGTGGATGCGATTACTCATGGATGGTAGATGATATTTCAATTTCTGACTTAGTCCCCTTTGATGCAGCTATTACTTATGAGAATTTAAAATATACTTGGATCCCAATAAAGCATGCTAATCCGTTAAATTTGGAAGCAACTATTTCTAACCTTGGTATAAATGCTGTAACCAATGTGCTTTTAACGGTTAATCTATATGACACTTCATTCACTAATTTCTTTACAGGTACAAGCTCAACTGTGGCTTCATTAGCGCCTGGTTTAGATACCAATTTAACGGTTAGCTATACACCTGCAGGCGGTGAGATATTTTATGCTGAATATATCGTTTCCATTACTGAAGCAGATGCCAATACTTCTAATGATACGATGTTATCTTATCAGTGGAGTTTTATTTCTGACACAATTTATGCAAGGGACGATGGCATTGGAGCAGGTGCACTTTGGGCTGGGGCAGGAAATCCATATATTTTTGGTCAGACTTATAGCTTGCAGACGCCAGATGATTTGAATAGCATCACAGGTTGGCCATCTGGAAACGTGTTGGATACTATGAGGTTGGTAGTATATGATATGGTCGCTGGTTTGCCAAACACCCTTGTAGGCTTTTCGTCACAATATATTTTTACACCAGCTGATACGCCAAATGTAGTATTAACCTTACCAATAAGTGGTGGACCTTTGAATTTAGCAGCTGGTGATTATTTTGTAGGAATTCAAGCATATAATACTACAGGTAATATTGCAACTGTTTACTCTGATAATATTTTTACTCCTGGTGTTAAATTTGCCAGTGTTGATGGAGGAGCTTCATTTTTTAGTTTAGGCAATCCCCTGTCATTGATCATACGACCAAATTTTGCACCAGTTCTACTATTATCAGCCGCAATCACAGATTCAGCAGATGCGACCTGTAATAAGGCCAATGGCCCATGTGATGGATGGGCAGTAGTAACTGCTACGGGTGGAACGTCCCCTTACACATATTTATGGTCCGATGCGCAAACTACTGATAGTGCAGTTGGTCTTTGTGCCGGTGCTCATACTGTTTGGGTATGGGATGCTGCCGGAGATAGCGTTTCTGCAATGGTTACAATCATTGAGCCGGCTCCATACGTAGTCAACGTTATAGCAAGCGGACCTATTACCCTCTGTGCAGGTGATAGCGTGGAATTGGTTTCCGATACTGCAACAAGCTATGATTGGTTGATGAATGGCGCTACAACCGGTACAACAGGTATCAACTATTACGCAGCGTCTTCGGGAAATTACCAGGTGGTTGCAACAGATACGTCTGGTTGTGTTGACACTTCAGCAGTTGATACAGTAGTGGTTAACCCACTGCCTGTTGTGAGTGTAACACCCAGTCCCGGCACATATTGTGCACCGTTAGACACAGTAATGCTTACAGCAAGCGGTGCCGCTACCTATGCCTGGGCACCGAATTATGAAATAAATGATACAACACTTACTACTGTTGTGATCTTACCAACAGCAGATACAGTTTATACCGTAATTGGTACGGATGCTAATGGTTGTACAGATACTACAACCGTTGCAGTTCAGTTAAGTGTTGCTGTACCTGTGGCATCTTTTACAGCAGACACTACTTCAGTCTGTGAAGGTTCTTCTGTTATAATGAACAATACTACCACCGGTAGTTTTACCGGGTTTCTTTGGGTGTTCCAGGGAGGTACTCCGGATTCGTCAACTACCCAAAATCCGGTCGTAACTTATGATACGGCAGGTACCTATAATGTTACGTTAACAGCTTATGGCTGCGGTGCTTCGGATAGTACGATCACAAAGACCGGCTACATTACGGTCAATCCTGTACCAACAGCCAATATTACACCAGGCGGCCCAACCACCTTCTGTGCCGGTGACAGTGTGGATTTAGTATCAGATACTGTTGGTATTACCAACTATGACTGGTTGTTAAATAGTGTATCCACTACTACAACAGACACGACCTATAATGCATCTGTTGGTGGAGATTATCAGGTGGTTGTTTGGACTGCCTTTGGTTGTTATGACACATCAGCAGTAACCACCGTAACGGTCAATCTGTTACCTGTTATTTCAGTAACGCCAAGTCCTGGTGTCGTATGTGGCACTGGAGATTCGGTAATGTTAACAGCAAGCGGCGCTGTATCCTACGCATGGTCACCGCCAACAGACTTAAGCGCTACTACAGGTGATATTGTATATGCTAACCCGACAATAAATACAACTTATACAGTAGTAGGTACTGACGCGGTTGGTTGTATTGACAGTACCATGGTTGATGTAATGATAAGTGCAGCAGGAGCCGTTGCATTGTTTACAGCAGATGTAACAAGCGGCTGTGGAAGTGTCACGGTTACATTTGATGGAAGTACTTCTACAAATGCAATCGGGTATAGCTGGTTATTCCCGGGTGGAACACCCGACACTTCAAACCTTCAGAATCCGGTTGTTACTTATGATACTGTAGGTGTTTGGAATGTAACTTTAACAGCATTTGGATGTGGTGGTTTAGATAGTATCATCATCATGTCAGGTTATATAACTGTTGATTCGTTACCAACTGTTACTTTTACTGCGTTAGCAAATGTGTGTGATACAATCACTGCGCTTGCATTAACAGGTGGAAGTCCTGCAGCAGGTACTTATTCCGGGCCAAATGTAAATGGTGGCAATTTCGATGCGCAAGCAGCAGGTGTTGGTACTCATACTATTACCTATACCTATACGGATGGTGTAACTGGTTGTAAAGATTCTGCTACCCAGTCCATCAACGTAGTTTCGTGCCCGGTTGGAGTAATGGAACTCATTAATGCAGCTAACAGCATCAATCTCTATCCTAACCCAACTACCGGTATTCTGAATCTTGATGTAGATGCTGATATGAAAGTAACATCAATAAAGATTTATAGTATTATCGGCAGTTTGGTCTATGAGATTACTCATGGCATTGAATTGACAAAAGATCATTATGTCATTGATCTTTCAGGTGAGCCAAGAGGCGCTTACCTTGTAAGGATTCAAACAGCTAACCAGGTATTAGTTAAGAAAGTGAATCTTAACAATTAA
- a CDS encoding DUF4153 domain-containing protein, translating to MKLPSVSLLVKSTGSTLTRFPFVLASAIIGTAAAIWQIELPYDEKDQYEFLINIILTCSLGLTLFLSLKLYSERERFSIPVMLTIQVFGVILLVLYYYSLPDKLTLISGIRYSLFTIGLHLLVSFAPYIRKLEVNGFWQYNKVLFIRILTALLYSGVLYLGLVLAIAAIDNLFDVEIDDKIYAHLWVFIVGIFNTWFFLAGVPKDFDQLQQSNAYPKGLKIFTQYVLITLVTIYLLILYAYTGKIIFDWDWPSGWVAYLVIGFSTFGILALLLIYPIQDKEENKWIKIFSRWFYFALFPLIILLLLAIWRRISEYGITENRYFVLVLALWLTGIAIYFLVRKMKMIIFIPVSLCIIAFLSSFGPWSAFNISKHSQISRFKEVLIENGMLVDGIIKRKKFEISFKHEKQISSIVDYFEERGRFVDLQPFFSQNFDSLFASDTLYRYREDKSRKLLDIMGLQYISKWQTGEQVQDQKYFYFTTKEANTLNIEGYDYLLKYYRYFNDDDNIFTEYYEAGDEKLLISVDRDTLELKILLNDELISTVKLNPLINKLKNNYSYDQSNIPADVMTLQTENDKYKVKIFFTIVNLQKIKDDLKLSQIQADILIGRKE from the coding sequence ATGAAATTACCCTCAGTTTCTTTGCTTGTAAAAAGTACCGGCAGTACACTTACTAGGTTTCCTTTTGTACTGGCATCTGCAATAATCGGAACGGCAGCAGCCATTTGGCAAATTGAACTGCCTTATGACGAAAAAGATCAATATGAATTTCTTATCAATATCATATTGACGTGTTCATTAGGCCTGACGCTTTTCCTGTCACTAAAGCTGTATTCAGAAAGGGAACGATTTTCAATACCTGTAATGCTAACTATACAAGTTTTTGGGGTTATCCTTCTCGTTTTATACTATTATTCATTGCCGGATAAGCTCACCTTGATCTCTGGCATCAGGTACTCATTATTCACCATTGGCTTACACTTATTAGTATCTTTTGCTCCCTACATAAGGAAACTGGAGGTAAATGGATTCTGGCAATACAACAAAGTGTTATTTATAAGGATATTAACAGCATTATTATATTCAGGGGTATTATATCTGGGATTGGTATTAGCGATCGCTGCGATAGATAATTTATTTGATGTGGAAATTGATGATAAAATATATGCTCATCTCTGGGTATTTATCGTAGGTATTTTTAATACGTGGTTTTTCCTTGCCGGAGTTCCTAAAGATTTTGACCAATTACAACAATCAAACGCCTATCCAAAAGGGCTCAAGATATTTACTCAATATGTGCTCATCACTCTTGTTACTATTTACTTATTAATACTCTATGCTTATACCGGCAAGATCATATTTGACTGGGACTGGCCAAGTGGCTGGGTGGCATATTTGGTCATTGGATTTTCCACTTTTGGCATATTAGCATTACTGCTCATTTATCCCATACAGGATAAGGAGGAAAATAAATGGATAAAGATATTTTCCAGGTGGTTTTATTTTGCATTGTTTCCCCTCATTATACTCCTTTTACTTGCGATCTGGCGAAGAATTTCGGAATACGGCATTACGGAAAACAGGTATTTTGTTTTAGTGCTTGCACTATGGCTCACTGGCATAGCAATTTACTTCCTGGTACGCAAAATGAAAATGATAATATTCATCCCGGTTTCGCTATGTATTATTGCATTTTTATCTTCTTTCGGGCCATGGAGCGCTTTTAATATTTCAAAGCATAGTCAGATAAGCAGGTTTAAAGAGGTTTTGATAGAAAATGGTATGTTGGTGGACGGGATAATTAAAAGAAAAAAGTTTGAAATATCTTTTAAACACGAGAAACAAATAAGCTCTATTGTAGATTATTTTGAAGAGCGGGGCAGGTTTGTTGATCTACAGCCATTTTTTTCTCAAAACTTTGATTCCTTATTCGCTTCTGACACACTATATAGATACAGAGAAGATAAATCAAGAAAGCTTTTAGATATAATGGGGCTTCAATACATTTCCAAGTGGCAAACCGGGGAGCAGGTTCAGGATCAGAAGTATTTTTACTTTACTACAAAAGAGGCCAATACTTTAAATATAGAAGGATACGATTATCTGCTGAAATATTATAGATATTTTAATGATGATGATAATATCTTTACAGAATATTATGAAGCAGGCGATGAAAAGCTCTTAATATCAGTTGATCGCGATACTTTAGAATTGAAAATACTTTTAAACGATGAATTGATCTCTACGGTAAAACTAAATCCATTGATCAATAAATTAAAAAACAATTATTCCTATGATCAAAGTAATATTCCTGCTGATGTCATGACTTTACAAACGGAAAATGATAAATACAAAGTTAAAATATTTTTTACTATTGTTAATTTACAAAAAATAAAAGATGATTTGAAATTATCTCAAATACAGGCAGATATATTGATCGGAAGGAAGGAATAG
- a CDS encoding acyl-CoA thioesterase: MFCHETNIRVRYAETDKMGYVYYGHYSTYYEIGRVETFRKLGLSYKKLEDSGVMMPVLDLKIKFIKPAKYDDLLIIRTVIRKLPTVRIHFEYEVFSVSEFKDGSGRVEEADEHKRLLNIGETTLVFVNLQNGKPCKPPQYFIEKMLPYFQTM, translated from the coding sequence ATGTTTTGTCATGAAACAAACATAAGAGTTCGTTATGCAGAAACCGATAAGATGGGCTATGTTTATTATGGCCACTATTCAACTTATTACGAGATAGGGAGGGTGGAAACCTTCAGGAAGTTAGGATTGAGCTATAAAAAATTAGAAGACTCAGGGGTAATGATGCCGGTTTTGGATTTAAAAATAAAGTTCATTAAACCTGCTAAGTATGATGACCTTTTAATTATCAGAACTGTTATCAGGAAATTACCTACCGTTAGAATTCATTTTGAGTACGAGGTATTTTCAGTAAGTGAATTTAAAGACGGGTCGGGTAGGGTAGAGGAGGCCGATGAGCATAAAAGGTTATTAAATATTGGAGAAACTACCTTGGTTTTTGTAAACTTGCAAAATGGGAAACCCTGTAAACCACCCCAATATTTTATTGAAAAGATGTTACCTTATTTTCAAACAATGTAA
- a CDS encoding YihY/virulence factor BrkB family protein translates to MKGLYRRLLDHYRYKQLINFLKRTYFIGSKIPLYNVVLLFIQQLRKDAIQEKAGAVAFNFTLAIFPGIIFLFTLLPYVPIPDLSLHIMKFLKEVMPESIYVVAASTIEDIISKPRGGLLSFGFIFSLFLATNGMMALMQAFNKCYKTSEKRGFIKIRLVATLLTFLLAFILFLSIAFLILGKVLIGSLLHDLLPGLVYYLIILLKYVVIILVFFFAISLIYYFAPAVATRWRFFSVGSFIATLLSIVISWVFSFYINNFAAYNKLYGSIGALIGLMLWLFVISMVLLIGFEINASIDAAKRDVEKSVGSNQLTLGD, encoded by the coding sequence ATGAAGGGACTGTACAGAAGACTATTGGATCATTACAGATACAAGCAACTTATTAATTTTCTTAAGAGGACTTATTTTATAGGTAGTAAAATACCTTTATATAATGTGGTGTTACTGTTCATCCAACAGCTAAGAAAAGATGCTATTCAGGAAAAGGCGGGCGCAGTGGCATTTAATTTTACGTTAGCAATCTTTCCGGGTATTATTTTCTTGTTTACCCTTTTACCCTATGTCCCTATCCCTGATCTAAGCTTACATATTATGAAATTTCTGAAAGAGGTTATGCCTGAGAGCATCTATGTGGTAGCAGCTTCTACTATTGAAGATATTATAAGCAAACCCAGGGGAGGATTGCTTTCTTTTGGATTTATTTTTTCTCTGTTCCTTGCTACCAACGGTATGATGGCTTTGATGCAGGCATTTAATAAATGCTATAAAACATCTGAAAAAAGAGGCTTTATTAAGATAAGGCTTGTGGCTACCCTGCTGACTTTTCTTTTAGCATTTATTTTATTCCTCTCTATAGCTTTTTTGATCTTAGGTAAGGTGCTTATTGGTAGCTTACTACACGATTTACTCCCTGGTCTTGTATATTATTTAATAATTCTTCTCAAATATGTAGTGATCATTCTGGTATTTTTCTTTGCTATTTCGCTGATCTATTACTTTGCTCCTGCTGTAGCCACGCGCTGGCGTTTTTTTTCAGTCGGCTCATTCATAGCTACCTTATTGAGCATCGTTATTTCCTGGGTATTCTCATTTTATATCAATAACTTCGCAGCATATAACAAACTTTACGGCTCAATAGGAGCCTTAATTGGCCTGATGCTCTGGTTGTTTGTTATTTCTATGGTCTTATTGATCGGTTTTGAGATCAATGCGAGTATTGACGCAGCTAAACGTGATGTGGAGAAATCAGTAGGCAGCAATCAATTGACATTAGGAGATTGA
- the mltG gene encoding endolytic transglycosylase MltG, whose product MRSNLAIGLFLFFSITLITAVFYSYQVLFTPNITIDQDSVSASRKEISIYIPTGADFETVMDTLVKKKLLQDIISFRFLAKLLNYTDNVKPGRYLIKDQWSNLKTIRTLRAGMQTPVKLTFNNIRLKGELAEKLAKYVQPTLSEIEQILSDRETAERYGFDTNTFMSMFIPNTYEVYWTITVEGLIEKMYNEYNAFWSEDKKRQADVLKMTPVEVAILASIVEAETQMTDERLRVAGVYINRLRKNMRLQADPTVVFALGDFSIKRVLARHKKINSPYNTYKYRGLPPGPINLPTISSIEAVLNYEKHDYLYFCAKEDFSGYHNFAQTIEQHLNNARLYQKALSNEIRKGKDSQQAVDNRQ is encoded by the coding sequence ATGCGCTCAAATTTAGCTATCGGACTTTTCCTTTTTTTTTCAATTACGCTGATTACCGCTGTATTTTATTCTTATCAAGTCTTATTCACTCCAAATATTACAATAGACCAGGATAGCGTATCTGCCAGCAGAAAGGAAATATCAATATACATACCTACGGGAGCAGATTTTGAAACGGTAATGGACACGCTTGTCAAAAAAAAATTATTACAAGATATCATATCATTCCGTTTTCTTGCAAAACTTTTGAATTATACTGACAACGTCAAGCCTGGGCGATATTTAATCAAAGATCAATGGAGTAACCTGAAAACCATTCGCACACTTCGTGCCGGTATGCAAACGCCTGTAAAACTGACTTTTAATAATATTAGATTAAAAGGTGAGTTAGCTGAAAAGCTTGCTAAATATGTTCAGCCAACCCTATCAGAAATTGAACAAATCCTTTCTGATAGAGAAACAGCAGAAAGATACGGGTTTGATACCAATACTTTTATGAGCATGTTTATTCCCAACACCTATGAAGTTTACTGGACCATAACAGTAGAAGGCTTGATAGAAAAAATGTACAATGAATACAATGCGTTCTGGAGCGAAGATAAAAAACGACAAGCTGATGTGTTGAAAATGACGCCTGTTGAAGTGGCTATATTGGCATCTATAGTAGAGGCAGAAACGCAAATGACTGATGAACGGCTACGTGTTGCCGGAGTGTATATTAACAGATTAAGAAAAAACATGCGCCTGCAAGCAGATCCTACTGTAGTATTTGCTCTTGGAGATTTTTCGATAAAAAGAGTGCTTGCCAGGCACAAGAAAATTAACTCACCATATAACACTTACAAATACAGAGGATTGCCTCCAGGTCCTATAAATTTGCCCACTATATCTTCTATTGAGGCAGTATTGAATTATGAAAAACATGATTATTTATATTTTTGTGCTAAAGAAGATTTTTCAGGTTATCATAATTTTGCTCAAACAATAGAGCAACATTTAAACAATGCCAGGCTGTATCAGAAGGCTTTAAGTAATGAAATAAGGAAAGGGAAGGATAGTCAGCAGGCAGTAGACAATAGACAATAG